The Paenibacillus sp. FSL R7-0345 DNA segment CGGCGATATACTCGACGAAGGCATTGCCGCGCAGCACAGTCTGCAGCTTGGACAGCTGGTCCTGAAGTACGGCATGACCGGCCCGCTGCTCCTCCAGCTCCATCCAGCGGACATGACGCTGCTGGAGATCCTCCAGATCGCGCTCTGCACGGGCCCGGCTCCGGAGCGATTCCTCGTCGTCCTCCTTGCATCGCTTGAGCCCGGCCTGGCTTGCCTGCCAATCCTCGTCACTGAGTACTTCCCCCTGCAGCTTATCAGCGATGCTCCGCAGCTGCAGGTTCATTTCAGCCTCCTCCTCACGGTGACTCCGCACACGGAGAACTGCTGCTGTCCGTTCTTCCGGCGGCAGCGCTGCAGCTTCAATTTCGGCCGCCGAAGCAAACGGCGAAGACTCCAGGCTCTCTTCCCAGCGCGCAGCAGCATCGCTGTAATGCTCGCGCGCAGATTCAGCAGCCTGACGGGCAATCGCTGCTTCCTTCAGCTCATGCTGTGCCTTATCGGCGGCCTGGCGGTGATTTAGCCTGCTGCTCTCAAGCGCAGACTGCAGACTCCGCAGCTGCCGCTCGCATTCAGCAAGCAGCTCAGCGGCAGCCCGTCCGCCGGTCCACTGCTGCAGGCGCTGCGATTTCTCGCGCTCCAGCGCTTCCTTACCTTCCAGCTGGGCATGCAGCTGGGCCAGCTCCTTGTCCAGACCGGTAATTTCCTCCTGCAGTGCCTGGACAGAAGCAGTTTTGTCCTCCAGGAATTTTACGCTGATCTCCAGCCGTCCCCTGATCTCCTCCGCCTGCTCGTCCTTCAGCTGAATGGCACGGTAGGCAGACTCCGCCTCATGTACCGCCAGCTCCGGGAACCGTCTTGTCCATTCCCCGCGCAGGCCCGCTAACTGGCCTGCAAGCTCCTCGGCTTTGGCGGCCAGCCCCTGCAGCCAGGCTGTCTCTGCTTCGACGGCAGCCGCCTCCTTATGGCACAGCTGCTGCTGCTCCTGCATGGACTGCTGCCAACGAGCCGCAGTGCTGCGCAGCGCTGCAGAACGGGATTTACCTGAGGCCATTCTGGCATCCAGCTCTGCAAGCAGGCCGGCATCAGGCACGTCCGTCTGCGTCTGCCCGGCCAGAGCAACAGCAGCAACGGCCTGCTCCAGACCCGCAGCAGCCGTGTTGTCCGTCACGCCGGCGCCGTATGCCTGCTCGAGCCACGCTCCATCCTGTTCCAGCAGGCTGCGGAACAGGTGGCGTGTATCGAGCGCCTGTCTGGCCAGCTGGCGCACCTGCTGGAGCCGGCCGGCCGGTTCCTCCTCCGCGCCGCCGTCCAGGACGGACGCAGGCGCGGGGTGATGCTCGCTGCCGCAGACCGGGCACGGCAGCCCGTCACGGAGTTCGCCGGCGAGCGCCAGCGAGAGCCGGTGAACCTCCCGCTCTTTGAGCGCGGTCTCCAGCGCGCTGCCGTGCTGCTCCAGGCGCACGGCAGCTTCCCCTGCGGCGGCTTCCGCAGCCCGCAGGTCCTCCAGGTGCAGCGCGGCCGAGGCGACCAGCCCGCTGCGCTGCGCAGCCAGCTCCTGCCGCCGGCCCTCGGCTGCGGCAAGGCGCGCCTCCGCCGCGGCGAGCACCGCCGCGCGGCCCTGGCGCTCGCGCTCAGCCGAGTCCCGCTGGGTCTCGGCCGAGCGCAGCCCCTGCAGTCTCTGCATCGCATCCTGCAGAGACTGCCGTTCCTGGGAGCGGACTGCCAGCTGCAGCAGGCTCTGCTGCAGCTCCTGCTGCTTCTTTTGGCCACGGGCCAAAAGCTCCCGCTCCCGGGCCATCTTCTCCTGCGCTGCGCCCAGCGCGCCGGAGAGCGTCCCGCTGCGCTCCAGCACAGCGGCGCGCTCCTGCCGCAGCCCGGAGA contains these protein-coding regions:
- a CDS encoding AAA family ATPase — encoded protein: MKPILLKLSGLQSYREQQEIDFTSLTETGLFGIFGPTGSGKSSLLDAITLAMYGKVERAVNGTQGIMNHSEDQLSVAFTFELVSSAGPRRFRVERKFKRTGEQSVSNTISRFIELTEDGDHVLADKLADVTRCVEEHIGLKMDDFTRAVVLPQGKFAEFLSLRGVDRRQMLQRLFHLEQYGDQLALKLSRRVKDNEAALRALEAEQQGLGSAGKADVEAAEVRLQEAVLRAEECRKLLEEAQQRSDRFAKIRELQEERTRREAKRQELLAQEEGILLLEQKLGQADEAEQRLPVLTAWRSAEAAWKSRLARAEGHEVTAASAEREAAGLAAAEAAAQAALLAEEPALREGADTYRRALELEAELSGLRQERAAVLERSGTLSGALGAAQEKMARERELLARGQKKQQELQQSLLQLAVRSQERQSLQDAMQRLQGLRSAETQRDSAERERQGRAAVLAAAEARLAAAEGRRQELAAQRSGLVASAALHLEDLRAAEAAAGEAAVRLEQHGSALETALKEREVHRLSLALAGELRDGLPCPVCGSEHHPAPASVLDGGAEEEPAGRLQQVRQLARQALDTRHLFRSLLEQDGAWLEQAYGAGVTDNTAAAGLEQAVAAVALAGQTQTDVPDAGLLAELDARMASGKSRSAALRSTAARWQQSMQEQQQLCHKEAAAVEAETAWLQGLAAKAEELAGQLAGLRGEWTRRFPELAVHEAESAYRAIQLKDEQAEEIRGRLEISVKFLEDKTASVQALQEEITGLDKELAQLHAQLEGKEALEREKSQRLQQWTGGRAAAELLAECERQLRSLQSALESSRLNHRQAADKAQHELKEAAIARQAAESAREHYSDAAARWEESLESSPFASAAEIEAAALPPEERTAAVLRVRSHREEEAEMNLQLRSIADKLQGEVLSDEDWQASQAGLKRCKEDDEESLRSRARAERDLEDLQQRHVRWMELEEQRAGHAVLQDQLSKLQTVLRGNAFVEYIAEEQLMQVCQAASQRLRFLSKQRYALEVDSGGGFVIRDDGNGGVRRPVSTLSGGETFLTSLSLALALSAQIQLRGQYPLQFFFLDEGFGTLDTELLDTVITSLEKLHNDQLSVGIISHVPELRARLPRKLIVVPAEQGGGGSHILLEKM